One genomic window of Medicago truncatula cultivar Jemalong A17 chromosome 1, MtrunA17r5.0-ANR, whole genome shotgun sequence includes the following:
- the LOC11418205 gene encoding uncharacterized protein, whose protein sequence is MRTHNAVEMAKTVLEVADVAWTAVEYHHHHHRHHDPVVTHDDKYDDKDNNCPSDQDLEALKLENRRLRNLLDQNLKLLNNLSESNSFLSNCPPDLHVRLAATVRSDEYLTRLKVLQEETASGGNQFPFKEATEVDYQSADILINVDSKEPSWWVWVADETDPINFEECSGIDDESYLIISEEHVVDGVANFMARCIMSNPKARNMSPEELQNNLSKAFAGTSKLEKVLDIWAAGKLFYALSTWGLALAGLYQTRSLLKVAAKGVHSGGKLALKMKSLKMAAP, encoded by the exons ATGCGAACCCACAATGCTGTAGAGATGGCAAAAACGGTGCTTGAAGTCGCCGACGTTGCATGGACCGCCGTTGaataccaccaccaccaccatcgtcACCATGATCCTGTCGTTACACACGACGATAAATACGACGATAAAGATAATAATTGCCCCTCCGACCAGGATTTAGAAGCTCTTAAATTGGAAAATCGACGACTCAGGAATTTGCTTGATCAGAATCTTAAGCTTCTCAATAATCTCTCTGAATCAAATTCATTCCTCAGTAATTGTCCTCCTGAT TTGCACGTGCGGTTAGCTGCTACCGTGAGGTCTGATGAGTACTTGACTCGACTCAAGGTTCTACAAGAGGAAACTGCTAGTGGTGGAAATCAATTTCCTTTTAAGGAAGCTACTG AGGTTGATTATCAATCCGctgatattttaataaatgtcGACTCGAAAGAACCCAGTTGGTGGGTTTGGGTTGCTGATGAGACAGATCCGATTAATTTTGAGGAATGTAGTGGAATTGACGATGAAAGTTACTTGATCATCAGTGAGGAACATGTTGTTGATGGAGTTGCCAACTTTATGGCAAGATGCATTATGTCAAACCCAAAAGCCCGG AACATGTCACCAGAGGAACTACAGAACA ATCTATCAAAAGCATTTGCTGGTACAAGCAAACTGGAAAAGGTTTTGGATATTTGGGCTGCTGGAAAGTTGTTTTATGCACTGTCTACATGGGGACTTGCTTTGGCTGG GCTGTACCAAACTCGTTCATTGTTAAAAGTTGCGGCGAAGGGTGTTCATTCAGGCGGTAAACTCGCTCTCAAGATGAAGTCTCTAAAGATGGCCGCTCCATGA